One Oscillospiraceae bacterium genomic region harbors:
- a CDS encoding TetR/AcrR family transcriptional regulator: MSQMTKRALVASLKELMAEKPLDKITVTDLTEHCGVNRMTFYYHFKDIYDLVEWACVEEATRALAGQKTYDTWQQGFLQILQSLQKDKVFYINVYHSISREYIEQYLYKLTYDLMIGVVEERAAGMSVRAEDKEFIAHFYKYAFVGLTLEWIRGGMKEAPAAIVERVSTVTHGGITKALEACRIGD, translated from the coding sequence ATGTCCCAGATGACCAAGCGTGCGCTGGTAGCCTCGCTGAAAGAACTGATGGCCGAAAAGCCGCTGGATAAAATTACCGTCACCGACCTGACCGAGCATTGCGGCGTCAACCGCATGACCTTTTACTACCATTTCAAAGACATCTACGACCTGGTGGAATGGGCCTGCGTGGAGGAAGCTACCCGCGCCCTGGCGGGCCAAAAGACCTACGATACCTGGCAGCAGGGCTTTTTGCAGATTTTGCAAAGCCTGCAAAAGGATAAGGTTTTTTACATCAATGTCTATCACTCCATCAGCCGCGAGTACATCGAGCAGTACCTGTATAAGCTGACCTATGATCTGATGATCGGCGTGGTGGAGGAGCGGGCCGCCGGTATGTCTGTGCGGGCCGAGGATAAGGAGTTTATCGCCCACTTTTATAAGTACGCCTTTGTGGGGCTTACGCTGGAATGGATACGCGGCGGCATGAAAGAGGCTCCTGCCGCCATCGTGGAGCGCGTCTCCACCGTGACCCACGGCGGCATTACCAAAGCGCTGGAAGCATGTAGGATCGGAGACTGA
- a CDS encoding glycosyltransferase, whose amino-acid sequence MPEQPLVSIIVPIYNAQDHIARCVESIRRQTYKNIEILLLNDGSQDVSLQVCEMYARVDHRIVLIDKANSGVAATRNLGLRQAKGKYLQFVDADDTIQPYATEMLVARAEESGADLVIAHYNRITPPRPRSEASARPERPTKVQTFGFLLEGAMTKEEFAAGLMQEPASFYYGVMWNKLYRADIVHAHDDIICAEDMDWSEDLYFNLSYIRYAEKFYALSTPIYNYYNTPGSAVHTVLNPVNIVSTRATLFAYYKELYENLGLYEEYKPQIYKYLVAVAES is encoded by the coding sequence ATGCCGGAACAGCCGCTTGTCAGTATTATTGTCCCCATATACAACGCACAGGATCACATTGCCCGCTGCGTAGAGAGCATCCGCCGCCAGACTTACAAAAACATTGAGATTTTGCTGCTGAACGACGGCAGCCAGGACGTCAGCCTGCAGGTGTGCGAGATGTACGCCCGGGTGGACCACCGCATTGTGCTGATCGATAAGGCCAACAGCGGCGTGGCGGCCACCCGCAACCTGGGGCTGCGCCAGGCCAAGGGCAAGTATCTGCAGTTTGTGGATGCGGACGATACCATTCAGCCCTACGCCACCGAAATGCTGGTGGCTCGTGCCGAGGAGAGCGGGGCAGACCTGGTGATCGCCCACTACAACCGCATCACGCCGCCGCGCCCGCGCAGCGAGGCCAGCGCCCGCCCCGAGCGCCCGACCAAAGTGCAGACCTTCGGCTTTTTGCTGGAGGGTGCCATGACGAAAGAGGAGTTTGCCGCCGGTCTGATGCAGGAACCGGCCAGCTTTTACTACGGTGTTATGTGGAATAAGCTCTACCGTGCCGACATCGTACACGCCCACGATGACATTATCTGCGCCGAGGACATGGATTGGTCGGAGGATCTGTATTTTAACCTGAGCTATATCCGCTATGCTGAAAAGTTCTACGCATTGTCTACGCCGATTTACAATTACTACAATACGCCGGGCAGTGCAGTGCATACGGTGCTGAATCCTGTCAATATCGTTTCTACCCGTGCAACGTTGTTTGCGTATTACAAGGAATTGTACGAGAATTTGGGGCTGTACGAGGAGTATAAGCCGCAGATTTATAAATACCTGGTTGCTGTGGCGGAGAGCTGA